In the genome of candidate division KSB1 bacterium, the window TGCTGCCTCCCGTAGGAGTCTGGGCCGTATCTCAGTCCCAGTGTGGCCGTCCACCCTCTCAGATCGGCTACCCATCGCAGCCTTGGTGGGCCGTTACCCCGCCAACAAGCTAATGGGACGCAGGCCCATCCCCAGGCACGAGCCCTAAAGCCCGCCTTTCACCCAAATACCCTCCGGCATCCAGGCACCATCCGGTATTAGCACCGCGTTGGCAGTGTTATCCCGGTCCTAAGGGCAGGTTGCCTACGCGTTACTCACCCGTCCGCCAGTATACTCGCTCCCCGAAAGAAGCTTTCCCCTCGACTTGCATGTGTTAGGCACGCCGCCGGCGTTCGTCCTGAGCCAGGATCAAACTCTTCATCGTTACCTATCCCAACTCTAATCTATCCTATTCCGTCTCGCCCGGCCGACCAAATCAACCAGGCCAAACTCAAAAGACGCTCAAGACCTCGCACGCCTGACAAAGAACTCCTACAGCCCCTCACAAGAAAGAGCCGCTCACGCTTCACTCCATCCCTCCGAAGCAAAGCCCTAAAATATAACAATGAAAAAAGCCAATGTCAAGATATTTTTAAGAAATTGTTCATACCGCCATTATTTTTTCCAAAAAGGCCGCTATCTTTTCGACCGCTTCTTCAACGCTTGTATGCTCCGTATCAATAACGATCTCCGGCGCATCCGGTTCCTCGTAGGGAGCGGAAATGCCGGTAAAATCTTTAATTTCCCCTGCGCGCGCCTTTTTGTACATACCCTTGGGGTCGCGCTTTTCCGCCGTTTCCAACGACACCCTGCAGAAAACCTCGATAAACCGGCCTTCCGGCAGTAGCCGACGCGCGGACTCCCGATCCCGTCGATAAGGAGAGATGAAAGCCGTGATGGCAATCACCCCGGCATCGGCAAATAGCTTTGCCACCTCGCCGATTCGGCGAATGTTCTCTTGTCGATCTTCCGGCGAAAAGCCCAAATTGCTGTTAAGGCCGTGCCGGATGTTGTCTCCGTCGAGCACATAACACAGACGCCCTTCATCAAAGAGCCGTTTCTCGAGCGCATGCGCAATCGTCGATTTGCCGGACGCCGGCAGTCCCGTAAACCAGACAACCAAACCCTTTTGCCCGAGTAACCGTTCGCGATCCGCCTGGGTCACAAAACCGCTATGCCATACAACGCTTTTTGCCGTCTGATTCATCAGTTTGCCTCTTTATTGCGCAGTTTTTGGTAATAATCCATAAGAATCTCCGCCACCTCCGGCCGGGTAAAATGTTCGGGCAAAGGTTCGCCCTTCTGCAAAGCCTCGCGGATTTTTGTTCCGCTGACAGTGAGGCGAAAAGCTTCGTCGTGCGGACAGGTCTTGGGAGATGCCATACCGTCGCATTTCGCACACCAAAAAGTCCAATCGATCTTTAGCGGCTTGATGGCCAACTCCTCCTCGCCGATTTCTTCAAAAATTTTCTGCGCATCGAAAGGCCCGTAATAACTCCCTACTCCGGCATGATCCCGGCCGATGATGATGTGTGAGCAACCGTAATTTTGGCGAATGATGGCATGCAGAACGGCTTCACGAGGCCCCGCGTAGCGCATTTCCATGGGATACACTTTTAGTACGACACGGTCTTTCGGATAATAATTCTCGATCAGCGCTTTGTAGCATTTCATTCTGACATCCGCAGGAATGTCATCCGCTTTCAGCTTACCAACCAACGGATGGATCAATAGACCGTCGCTGATCTCAAGAGCGATCTTTGTACAATATTCATGGGATCGATGAATGGGATTGCGGGTTTGAAAAGCGGTTACGGTGCGCCATCCTTTGTCTTGAAATATTTGCCGCGTCGTTATGGGCCGCGCATAATCATTACCATAAAGTTCGGGATAAGGCCCTTCGCTAAATGCCGTGACGCGGCCGCCGATCAAAACCTCCTTTTGGGAATAGAGTTTTGCCACACCAGGGTGATTCTCATCTTCCGTACGGTATACATGTCTCGCTTCCATCTTTTTGTCATAGCGATAGATCTCTTCAACCTGCATGCTGCCCATTAGCTCATTCGATTCATCGCAGACCAAGGCGATCTGCTCGCCGATCCGAATAGCAGCCGCCTCTTCCTCCGAAACGGATAATGTAATGGGGATGGGCCACAAGATTCCATCGGCGAGGTGCATCTCTTTCACTACGCGCTGATAATCTTCGCGGCACATAAATCCGGCCAAAGGACTGAAAGCGCCCGATGCGAGCATAATCAAATCGGAGGTCTCACGCGAATTCATCCGAATTTGGCGCAGTTCTTCGGCAGCGCGGCGGGCGGCGGCCGCTTCCTCACCGGTTACAAGAAGCGGTTGTAATTTCCCTCCATGCGGGGGTACCAACAGAGCGTTCACACTTTATCCTTTCGCAAAGATTGTATACCTCTTTTACCCCAAAAATTTGCTTTTGAAGAAAAAAGGCGCCTTTTTCAAAAGACGCCTGATGGAATTCCTTCAAACAGAGGGGACGGTTCAATCGGCTTTCTCAGCAGCTATTTTTGTCCTTCCAATTCGGCAATGTATTTCTCAGCTTCGATGGCGGCTTGGCACCCCGACCCTGCTGCGGTAATTGCCTGCCGATAAATGGAATCCTGGACATCTCCGCAGGCAAAAACGCCGGCAAGGTTGGTTTTTGTTCGGCGATCGGTTTTGATATAGTTTTGCTCATCAAGCTCGATCTGCCCTTCGAACAATGAGACGTTCGGCGAGTGGCCGATAAAGACAAAAACACCGTCCACCTTAAGCTCGCTGATTGCGCCCGTTTTGACGTTTCTGATCTTGAGCGCTTTAACGCTCGAATCACCGATGATCTCTTCGACGACGCTGTCCAAAATAAACGCGATCTTTTCATTTTGTTTTGCTCTTTGCTGAAGGATAGCATCGGCGCGAAGGCGATCGCGGCGATGGATGATGGTCACTTTTTTAGCAAAGCGCGTCAAAAAGAGTCCTTCGTCCAGTGCGCTGTTGCCGCCGCCGATGACCGCAACCTCCTTGCCGGTGAAGAAAAAGCCGTCGCAGGTGGCGCAGTAAGATACGCCGCGTCCGATGAATTCGTTTTCCCCCGGCACGCCGAGGCGCTTGGGCGTTGAGCCGGTAGCAATGATAACCGCTTTTGCTTCGTAAACCGCGTTTTCGGTATAAACTTTTTTTACCGCTCCGGTCAATTCGACGCGTGTTACGATTTCGCTGACGATTTCGGCGCCGAACTTTTGCGCTTGCTGTTCAAAGCGCTGCGACATCTCGAATCCGCCGATGCCGTCCGGAAATCCCGGAAAGTTTTCGATATCGCTGGTCAACGTCACCTGACCGCCGCGCTCCATGCCGGTAAACACAAGTGGAGCAAGATTTGCGCGCGCTGCATAAATGGCTGCCGTTAATCCGGCCGGACCCGAGCCGATAATGATCACATTTCGCATATCATTTTTCCCATTTTTTTAATTTGTCCGAGCGGTTTAGATGAAACGATGACCCTAAAGATTCAATTCCAAGCCCCCAAAATGCGATAGGAAATCTTATTGAACAGATACGATTTTATAGCGCAATACACCGGCCGGCACTTTGACTTCGACAATGTCGTCGACCTTTTTGCCGATGAGCGCTTTACCCACCGGAGAATCGAGAGATATGGCATCATCCGCGGGGTTGAATTCGGCGGATGGCACGATTTCGTATTCGATTTCCTCGCTGGTGACAAGATCGACAAGTTTAACTCTGCTGCCGACGTGCACGGCCTGATGGGCCAACATTTCATCGGTCATGACGCGGGCACGTGCCAATGTTTCTTCCAAACGAAGAATCTTACCCTCAATGAGGCGCTGCTTTTCTTTGGCGGCGGCATATTCGGCGTTTTCCCGCAGATCGCCGTGTTCTCGGGCAGCCGCAATCTCCTTGACCACTTTGGGGCGCTCAACGGTCTTCAAGTATCGCAGTTCTTCGGCCAGTTTTTGATGCTGTTCTTTCGTCAAATACATCGCCTTCATGCTGAAACACCTCTACAGCTTTGTGAACGTTTTTCTAAAGGTATTCCGAAAAAATTTCTCCCATTCAACTGCGCAAAAAAAAGCAAACCGAATCGAAGAAAGCCTTCGGTTCGGTTTGCTCGAGAAAACTAAGAAAAATTGCCATGACTGTCAAGGAAAAACTTGATTGATCGACCGGATCATGCGCCGAACCCATTTGCGCGGTAGAATACGCACCGAAAACACGCCCAATTTATTCATCATCCCAGGGATAACCAGGAGTTTGCCGCGTTGAAACCCGCGAAAGGCGATTTCAGCCGTTTCTGCGGCGCTGATCCTGCCTAAAAGGCGCAGCATGGCGGAAGACCGCAGACCGGAAACCTGCTGAAACTCGGTATCCACCGGTCCGGGCGCAAGGCACGTCACTTGAACGCCGGTGCCGCGCAATTCTTCAGCCAAGGCTTCAGTAAAGGAAAGCACGAACGCTTTGCTTGCGTAATAAACCGCCATAAAGGGACCCGGCTGAAAAGCCGCAGTGGAAGCCACGTTCAAGATTCCGCCTTTCCTTCTTTCGATCATGTCGGGCATAAAGAGATGCGTCAGTTCAACGAGCGTGGTCACGTTGACCTGAATCATCTCCATCAGCTTTTGTAAATCACTGTCTATGAAAGCGGCATTTAAGCCAAAGCCGGCATTGTTCACCAGCACATCGACCTGGAGATTCCGGCGGCGACATTCTTCAAACAGAAATTGCGCCGCGTCCGGTCGACTCAAATCACATACAATAGGCGTACAAACAATGCCGTACTTGCCTGCCAGCTGCTCGGACAGCTCATTCAACCTTTCGCCCCGTCGTGCCGTCAAGATCAAATCGTCCCCGTGAGCAGCAAAACAGCCGGCCAGCTCTCTGCCGATGCCTGAAGACGCTCCGGTGATCAAAACCTTCCTTTTCTCCATACTTTCCCTCGTGGTAATACCGTTGCCCGAAAAATATTACTTTCCCTTGCTTTTTCAAATCATTCTTTTTACGTTTCGCAAACGTTCAGGAGAGAAAAAACTATGGCGACCGTACAACCGTTTAGAGGACTTCGGCCGAATCCGGCTCACGCGCAACAGCTGGCGACGCTTCCTTACGATGTTGTGGATTCTGACGAAGCACGCGAACTGGCCAAAGATAACCCCTATTCATTTTGGCATATAACCAAGCCTGAAATCGATCTTCCTCCAGGAATCGATTTGTACAGCGATGACGTTTACCGGAAAGGGGCTGAAAATTTCACCCGCTTTCGGCGCGAAGCAATTCTTCTAGAGGAACCGGATTCGTGTTTTTATCTTTATCAGCAGATAATGGGCGATCATGTTCAAACCGGTTACGTCGGTTGCGTTTCGGTGGATGAATATCTAGCCGGCATCATCAAAAAACATGAACATACGCGTCCCGATAAAGTAAAGGATCGTGTCCGATTGATGGAGGCGCTTAACGCGCAGACGGGACCGGTCTTTCTCGCCTATCGTCAGAACCAGGAAATGAAACGACTGACCGAGGAGATGCTGGATAAAAGTCTACCCCTGTACGATTTCGTAAGCTTTTACAACGTCCGTCATCGGTTCTTTAAAATCGATTATCCACCGTTTAATGATCTTATACGCGAGGCGTTTTCCCGCATTCCTGCGCTGTATATTGCCGACGGTCATCACCGATCCGAAGCCGCCGCCGAGTTTTGCCTTCAAAAGCGACGCGAATTGGGAAAATACAGCGGCAAAGAAGAGTTCAATTTTTTCCTGGCCGTCATTTTTCCGCACAGCGATCTGCAAATTTTACCGTATAATCGCGTTGTTAAGGACTTAATGGGACGCTCGCCCGAGGCTTTTCTGCAGGAACTCGACCGATTCTTTTCAGTCGAACCGTTGAGCGCGCGGCTCGAATCAGTACCGGCACCGCAGCAGTTTGGTCTCTACCTCGCCGGCCGATGGTATCTGCTTCGTTTCAAAGAGCCTGAAAAGACGGCCGATGACGTCATCGCCAGGTTGGATGTTTCGATCCTGCAAAATTACGTTCTGCAGCCGCTGCTCGGCATCAATGACCCGCGCACCGACAAGCGGATTCATTTCATCGGCGGCATACGCGGCGCGCAAGAATTGGAAAGGCTTGTCGACAGCGGCGAGTTTGAGATCGCTTTTTCGCTCTATCCCACACGCATCGAGCAGGTGATGGACGTTGCCGACGCGGGCCAGGTCATGCCGCCAAAATCCACTTGGTTCGAGCCCAAGCTGCTGAGCGGCTTTGTAACGCATCTTTTGGATTAGTTCATTTCCTAGATGTATGTCCTTTGATTTCGACTATGCCGTAATCGGCTCCGGTTTCGGCGGAAGTGTTGCCGCCTTGCGTCTGGCGGAAAAAGGCTATTCCGTGTGCGTGCTGGAACAAGGAAAGCGTTGGCGCGACCATGATTATCCGACAACCAATTGGCATCTGCACAAATGGTTATGGGCGCCGCGCATCGGCTGCTACGGAATTCAAAGGTTGAGCTTTTTCCGTAATGCGCTGCTGCTGACCGGCACGGGAGTCGGCGGCGGCAGTCTGGTCTATTGCGCCGTGCTGCTTCAGCCTCCGGATTCATTTTACCACGACCCGCAGTGGGCCGACATGGACGGCGATTGGAAATCGACTTTGGCGCCGTTCTTTCAAACAGCCGAAATGATGCTCGGCGTTGCGGATAATCCGCGGCTGGGACCGGCCGATGAACTGTTGCGCGAATATGCCGAACAAATCGGAAGAGAAGCCTTTTTTAGGCCCACTCGGGTAGGCATCTTTTTCGGCGATCCGGAACGGGAGACTCCTGATCCTTATTTCGGCGGTCGCGGACCGGCGCGCAAAGGCTGCGACTTTTCCGGCCGCTGCATGGTGGGCTGCCGTCAGGGCGGAAAAAACTCGCTCGATCGAAATTACCTCTACCTTGCCGAGCAACTGGGAGCCGAAATAAGGCCCGAAATCTGCGTGACGGCCATTCGGCCTCATCTGGACGGTTATCTGATCGAATCGCACCGATCCACCGGAATTATTCGGCGTTCGCTGCCGCCGTTGTTCGTGCGCGGTGTCGTGACGGCCGCCGGTGCTTTGGGCACGCTCAAGCTGCTCATGAACTGCAAAGCCAAGGGCTACTTGCCCAATCTCTCCAACGTACTGGGTAAAAGTGTCCGCACCAATAGTGAAGTCCTGGTCGGCGTATTGGCGCGCGACACAAAAACCGATTATTCAAAAGGCATTGCCATTACTTCCAGCCTCCTTGTCAATGAAACGACTCATATCGAACCGGTCCGCTATCCTGCCGGATCGAATGCGATGTTTTGGCTGGGTACCCTGATGATCGACGGCGGCAGGAGGATTTGCCGTCCATTAAAATACCTTGCTGCCGTGGTTACGCATCCGCTGACCTTTTTTCGTCTTCTCAATCCGGTCAATTGGGCCAAGCGGGCAATTATTCTTTTGGTCATGCAGAAAAAAGACAACAAAATGGAAATTAATTTCGAGCGGCGATGGTATCGGTTGTTTAGACGCGGATTGACGGCGCGTCAAAAGACGAGCAGCATCCCCGTTTATATTCCTGAAGCAAATGCGGCTGCCCGCGCCATTGCGGCAAAAATCGGCGGCGATCCGGTCAGCTCGATCACCGAAGTGTTGTTCAACATGCCTCTTTCCGCCCATATTATCGGCGGCTGCGTCATGGGCCGCGATAAAGACCATGGGGTAGTGGACAAATATCTTTGCGCCTACGGGTACAAGAATTTTTACATTGTCGATGGTTCCGTTCTCCCCGCCAATTTGGGTGTCAATCCCAGTTTGACCATCACGGCACTTGCCGAATATGCCATGAGTCACATTCCGGAGAAATCCCATGCCGACTGAAAAAAGTCAGTGGATCAGCAGCATCAATCCCTCAACCGAAGAAGAGCTGGGCCGCATCGAGGCGATGAGCCGCGATCAAGTGGACGAGGCGCTGCAGCGCAGCCGTGCAGCGGCGGACCAATGGCGCCGCGTCGATATTTCCGAGAGGTGCCGCTTGATTCGGCGACTGTCCGATCTCATCCTTGCCGAACAGCAGTC includes:
- the cysC gene encoding adenylyl-sulfate kinase; this translates as MMNQTAKSVVWHSGFVTQADRERLLGQKGLVVWFTGLPASGKSTIAHALEKRLFDEGRLCYVLDGDNIRHGLNSNLGFSPEDRQENIRRIGEVAKLFADAGVIAITAFISPYRRDRESARRLLPEGRFIEVFCRVSLETAEKRDPKGMYKKARAGEIKDFTGISAPYEEPDAPEIVIDTEHTSVEEAVEKIAAFLEKIMAV
- the sat gene encoding sulfate adenylyltransferase; translation: MNALLVPPHGGKLQPLLVTGEEAAAARRAAEELRQIRMNSRETSDLIMLASGAFSPLAGFMCREDYQRVVKEMHLADGILWPIPITLSVSEEEAAAIRIGEQIALVCDESNELMGSMQVEEIYRYDKKMEARHVYRTEDENHPGVAKLYSQKEVLIGGRVTAFSEGPYPELYGNDYARPITTRQIFQDKGWRTVTAFQTRNPIHRSHEYCTKIALEISDGLLIHPLVGKLKADDIPADVRMKCYKALIENYYPKDRVVLKVYPMEMRYAGPREAVLHAIIRQNYGCSHIIIGRDHAGVGSYYGPFDAQKIFEEIGEEELAIKPLKIDWTFWCAKCDGMASPKTCPHDEAFRLTVSGTKIREALQKGEPLPEHFTRPEVAEILMDYYQKLRNKEAN
- the trxB gene encoding thioredoxin-disulfide reductase, yielding MRNVIIIGSGPAGLTAAIYAARANLAPLVFTGMERGGQVTLTSDIENFPGFPDGIGGFEMSQRFEQQAQKFGAEIVSEIVTRVELTGAVKKVYTENAVYEAKAVIIATGSTPKRLGVPGENEFIGRGVSYCATCDGFFFTGKEVAVIGGGNSALDEGLFLTRFAKKVTIIHRRDRLRADAILQQRAKQNEKIAFILDSVVEEIIGDSSVKALKIRNVKTGAISELKVDGVFVFIGHSPNVSLFEGQIELDEQNYIKTDRRTKTNLAGVFACGDVQDSIYRQAITAAGSGCQAAIEAEKYIAELEGQK
- the greA gene encoding transcription elongation factor GreA, which codes for MKAMYLTKEQHQKLAEELRYLKTVERPKVVKEIAAAREHGDLRENAEYAAAKEKQRLIEGKILRLEETLARARVMTDEMLAHQAVHVGSRVKLVDLVTSEEIEYEIVPSAEFNPADDAISLDSPVGKALIGKKVDDIVEVKVPAGVLRYKIVSVQ
- a CDS encoding SDR family oxidoreductase, with amino-acid sequence MEKRKVLITGASSGIGRELAGCFAAHGDDLILTARRGERLNELSEQLAGKYGIVCTPIVCDLSRPDAAQFLFEECRRRNLQVDVLVNNAGFGLNAAFIDSDLQKLMEMIQVNVTTLVELTHLFMPDMIERRKGGILNVASTAAFQPGPFMAVYYASKAFVLSFTEALAEELRGTGVQVTCLAPGPVDTEFQQVSGLRSSAMLRLLGRISAAETAEIAFRGFQRGKLLVIPGMMNKLGVFSVRILPRKWVRRMIRSINQVFP
- a CDS encoding DUF1015 family protein, producing the protein MATVQPFRGLRPNPAHAQQLATLPYDVVDSDEARELAKDNPYSFWHITKPEIDLPPGIDLYSDDVYRKGAENFTRFRREAILLEEPDSCFYLYQQIMGDHVQTGYVGCVSVDEYLAGIIKKHEHTRPDKVKDRVRLMEALNAQTGPVFLAYRQNQEMKRLTEEMLDKSLPLYDFVSFYNVRHRFFKIDYPPFNDLIREAFSRIPALYIADGHHRSEAAAEFCLQKRRELGKYSGKEEFNFFLAVIFPHSDLQILPYNRVVKDLMGRSPEAFLQELDRFFSVEPLSARLESVPAPQQFGLYLAGRWYLLRFKEPEKTADDVIARLDVSILQNYVLQPLLGINDPRTDKRIHFIGGIRGAQELERLVDSGEFEIAFSLYPTRIEQVMDVADAGQVMPPKSTWFEPKLLSGFVTHLLD
- a CDS encoding GMC family oxidoreductase, with product MSFDFDYAVIGSGFGGSVAALRLAEKGYSVCVLEQGKRWRDHDYPTTNWHLHKWLWAPRIGCYGIQRLSFFRNALLLTGTGVGGGSLVYCAVLLQPPDSFYHDPQWADMDGDWKSTLAPFFQTAEMMLGVADNPRLGPADELLREYAEQIGREAFFRPTRVGIFFGDPERETPDPYFGGRGPARKGCDFSGRCMVGCRQGGKNSLDRNYLYLAEQLGAEIRPEICVTAIRPHLDGYLIESHRSTGIIRRSLPPLFVRGVVTAAGALGTLKLLMNCKAKGYLPNLSNVLGKSVRTNSEVLVGVLARDTKTDYSKGIAITSSLLVNETTHIEPVRYPAGSNAMFWLGTLMIDGGRRICRPLKYLAAVVTHPLTFFRLLNPVNWAKRAIILLVMQKKDNKMEINFERRWYRLFRRGLTARQKTSSIPVYIPEANAAARAIAAKIGGDPVSSITEVLFNMPLSAHIIGGCVMGRDKDHGVVDKYLCAYGYKNFYIVDGSVLPANLGVNPSLTITALAEYAMSHIPEKSHAD